In one Arthrobacter jinronghuae genomic region, the following are encoded:
- the rplM gene encoding 50S ribosomal protein L13, translating to MRTYTPKPGDINRQWHVIDATDVVLGRLASQTATLLRGKHKPTFAPHMDMGDFVIIINAEKVALTGAKLEQKRAYRHSGYPGGLSSVNYAELLEQNPVRAVEKAIRGMLPKNSLAADQISKLKVYRGAEHPHAAQQPKTYEINQVAQ from the coding sequence GTGCGTACGTACACCCCGAAGCCCGGCGACATCAACCGCCAGTGGCACGTCATTGACGCCACCGACGTTGTCCTAGGCCGTCTTGCCAGCCAGACCGCAACACTGCTGCGCGGAAAGCACAAGCCGACCTTTGCTCCCCACATGGACATGGGCGATTTCGTCATCATCATCAACGCCGAGAAGGTTGCCCTGACCGGCGCCAAGCTCGAACAGAAGCGTGCCTACCGCCACTCGGGTTACCCGGGCGGTCTGTCCTCCGTCAACTACGCCGAACTGCTGGAGCAGAACCCGGTACGTGCAGTTGAGAAGGCCATCCGCGGCATGCTGCCCAAGAACTCCCTGGCTGCTGACCAGATCAGCAAGCTGAAGGTTTACCGCGGTGCCGAGCACCCGCACGCCGCTCAGCAGCCCAAGACCTACGAAATCAACCAGGTCGCCCAGTAG
- the rpsI gene encoding 30S ribosomal protein S9 codes for MAQNTEELNENTEELSSYTSESSDSVQADVKERPALTVPGSAVGRRKQAIARVRLVPGTGKWIVNDRELEDYFPNKLHQQEVNEPFKLLDLEGAYDVIARIHGGGPSGQAGALRLGVARSLNEIDRENNRPALKKAGFLTRDARVIERKKAGLKKARKAPQYSKR; via the coding sequence GTGGCTCAGAACACTGAAGAGCTGAATGAAAACACCGAGGAGCTTTCGAGCTACACCTCGGAATCCTCTGACTCGGTCCAGGCCGATGTCAAGGAACGCCCCGCCCTGACCGTCCCCGGCTCCGCCGTCGGACGCCGCAAGCAGGCTATCGCCCGCGTGCGCCTCGTCCCGGGTACCGGCAAGTGGATCGTCAACGACCGCGAGCTCGAGGATTACTTCCCGAACAAGCTGCACCAGCAGGAAGTCAACGAGCCGTTCAAGCTTCTTGACCTCGAAGGCGCGTACGACGTCATCGCACGCATCCACGGCGGCGGCCCCTCCGGCCAGGCCGGCGCGCTGCGTCTGGGCGTTGCCCGCTCGCTGAACGAGATCGACCGCGAGAACAACCGCCCCGCCCTGAAGAAGGCAGGCTTCCTGACTCGTGACGCCCGCGTCATCGAGCGTAAGAAGGCCGGTCTCAAGAAGGCACGTAAGGCACCTCAGTACTCCAAGCGCTAA